The following are encoded together in the Oncorhynchus gorbuscha isolate QuinsamMale2020 ecotype Even-year linkage group LG03, OgorEven_v1.0, whole genome shotgun sequence genome:
- the LOC124031327 gene encoding von Willebrand factor A domain-containing protein 1-like isoform X2, translated as MVDGPMAELRRAGVSLLAVSTGHGNYQVLQRVVTPPIESHLYFVDIDDISIITEDLREAIIELIRVERLRVVQVSSHSAVLQWLPVLGSNTYFYSFLHHSSVLPGGGEGQPNGRASSGGQYHRRTLPGDASWVELRGLQPDTIYTASLTPNSQSNHDYLNTLSVTFTTQPEVLSPAVVTVADSGPDRVRVSWGPLQTEHVQRYQIEYGSLPSGQVHTVRLHGYQNSTLLTGLEPDTQYLVTVSALYSLLLIGSREARCIIGHERTVKTCSSKSSPIDLVKGQYNYPS; from the exons ATGGTGGATGGACCAATGGCAGAGCTGAGAAGGGCGGGTGTGTCTCTGTTGGCTGTCTCTACGGGACACGGGAACTACCAGGTGCTGCAGAGGGTGGTGACCCCGCCCATCGAGTCCCACCTGTACTTTGTGGACATCGATGACATCAGTATCAtcacagaggacctgagggaGGCCATCAttg agCTGATCCGCGTTGAGCGCCTGAGGGTGGTACAGGTGTCCTCCCACAGTGCCGTGCTGCAGTGGCTTCCTGTACTTGGATCCAACACATATTTCTACAGCTTTTTACACCACAGCTCTGTTCTGCCAGGTGGTGGGGAGGGTCAGCCTAACGGCAGGGCCAGCAGTGGGGGGCAGTACCACAGACGGACCCTTCCCGGGGACGCCAGCTGGGTGGAGCTGAGGGGCCTGCAGCCAGACACCATCTACACTGCCTCCCTCACCCCCAACTCCCAGTCCAACCATGATTATCTCAACACTCTCAGTGTCACCTTCACTACACAACCCG AGGTGTTGAGCCCAGCGGTGGTCACAGTGGCAGACTCAGGCCCTGACAGGGTGCGAGTGAGCTGGGGTCCTTTGCAAACTGAGCATGTCCAGCGGTACCAGATAGAGTACGGATCTCTACCCAGTGGGCAGGTCCACACGGTTAGGCTACATGGATATCAGAACTCCACTCTGCTCACTGGTCTAGAGCCAGACACACAGTACCTAGTTACTGTCAGCGCCCTGTACTCTCTGCTGCTGATTGGCAGCAGAGAGGCCAGGTGCATCATTGGGCATGAAAGAACAGTGAAAACATGCAGCTCAAAAAGCTCCCCCATTGATCTTGTTAAGGGACAATACAATTATCCttcctag
- the LOC124031327 gene encoding von Willebrand factor A domain-containing protein 1-like isoform X1, which yields MMEWLGFSCLLLGVLLWPSSTQNVVPETELRRAGVSLLAVSTGHGNYQVLQRVVTPPIESHLYFVDIDDISIITEDLREAIIELIRVERLRVVQVSSHSAVLQWLPVLGSNTYFYSFLHHSSVLPGGGEGQPNGRASSGGQYHRRTLPGDASWVELRGLQPDTIYTASLTPNSQSNHDYLNTLSVTFTTQPEVLSPAVVTVADSGPDRVRVSWGPLQTEHVQRYQIEYGSLPSGQVHTVRLHGYQNSTLLTGLEPDTQYLVTVSALYSLLLIGSREARCIIGHERTVKTCSSKSSPIDLVKGQYNYPS from the exons AGCTGAGAAGGGCGGGTGTGTCTCTGTTGGCTGTCTCTACGGGACACGGGAACTACCAGGTGCTGCAGAGGGTGGTGACCCCGCCCATCGAGTCCCACCTGTACTTTGTGGACATCGATGACATCAGTATCAtcacagaggacctgagggaGGCCATCAttg agCTGATCCGCGTTGAGCGCCTGAGGGTGGTACAGGTGTCCTCCCACAGTGCCGTGCTGCAGTGGCTTCCTGTACTTGGATCCAACACATATTTCTACAGCTTTTTACACCACAGCTCTGTTCTGCCAGGTGGTGGGGAGGGTCAGCCTAACGGCAGGGCCAGCAGTGGGGGGCAGTACCACAGACGGACCCTTCCCGGGGACGCCAGCTGGGTGGAGCTGAGGGGCCTGCAGCCAGACACCATCTACACTGCCTCCCTCACCCCCAACTCCCAGTCCAACCATGATTATCTCAACACTCTCAGTGTCACCTTCACTACACAACCCG AGGTGTTGAGCCCAGCGGTGGTCACAGTGGCAGACTCAGGCCCTGACAGGGTGCGAGTGAGCTGGGGTCCTTTGCAAACTGAGCATGTCCAGCGGTACCAGATAGAGTACGGATCTCTACCCAGTGGGCAGGTCCACACGGTTAGGCTACATGGATATCAGAACTCCACTCTGCTCACTGGTCTAGAGCCAGACACACAGTACCTAGTTACTGTCAGCGCCCTGTACTCTCTGCTGCTGATTGGCAGCAGAGAGGCCAGGTGCATCATTGGGCATGAAAGAACAGTGAAAACATGCAGCTCAAAAAGCTCCCCCATTGATCTTGTTAAGGGACAATACAATTATCCttcctag
- the LOC124019977 gene encoding olfactory receptor class A-like protein 4, whose amino-acid sequence MGLGVNWYPFQNALYIILVLLGIVGNATVVGVISESVFKDPSGGRNSDIILINMALSNLLISLLRNILLVMSDLGLELNSSRDRCHVLMGVWVWLRSVNVWSTLFLSAFHFQTLRRVAPPSRTVHGPRRPPKTLLISLGLIWYLNLIYAIPAHIYSTKGNKNSTETLILVSSTTRPLLGCVWNFPSSYNTLTYTTTSMVIHEILPIILMAITNLGSLYTLYTHGRTNNPAHMTQDAPVIKRIPAERRAAKVILALTILFIVSWGTSIISINYLNYNKGSSDRFLPIIARFANSIFIAISPIVLAVGHRRLRAVVKSFLTH is encoded by the exons ATGGGTCTCGGTGTCAACTGGTATCCCTTCCAGAACGCCCTCTACATAATCTTGGTCCTGCTGGGTATTGTGGGTAACGCCACGGTGGTTGGCGTAATTAGTGAGAGCGTATTCAAAGACCCCAGTGGAGGACGTAACTCAGACATCATCCTGATAAACATGGCCCTCTCCAACCTGCTCATTTCTCTGCTGAGGAATATCCTGCTGGTCATGTCTGACCTGGGGCTGGAG ctgaaCTCTTCCAGAGACAGGTGTCACGTCCTGATGGGGGTGTGGGTGTGGCTTCGCTCAGTCAACGTGTGGTCAACACTCTTCCTCAGTGCTTTCCACTTCCAGACACTGAGGCGCGTGGCCCCTCCCTCACGGACTGTTCACGGGCCCCGCAGGCCCCCCAAGACCCTTCTGATTAGCCTGGGCCTCATCTGGTATCTCAACCTGATTTATGCTATACCTGCACACATCTACTCTACCAAGGGGAACAAGAACAGCACAGAG aCCTTGATTTTGGTCAGCAGCACCACACGCCCCCTGCTGGGCTGTGTGTGGAACTTCCCCTCCAGCTACAATACCCTGAcctacaccaccacctccatggtGATCCACGAGATCCTGCCTATCATCCTGATGGCCATCACCAACCTGGGCTCCCTCTACACACTCTACACCCACGGCAGGACCAACAACCCAGCACACATGACCCAGGACGCGCCCGTCATCAAGAGGATACCGGCTGAGAGACGGGCTGCCAAG GTGATTCTAGCCCTCACCATCCTCTTCATTGTGTCTTGGGGAACTAGCATCATCTCTATCAACTACTTAAACTACAATAAAGGATCTTCAGACAGGTTTCTCCCGATAATAGCTCGCTTTGCCAACAGCATCTTCATCGCCATTTCACCCATCGTGCTGGCAGTGGGTCACCGGCGGCTGCGTGCTGTCGTTAAGTCTTTTCTTACTCACTGA